The proteins below come from a single Leptospiraceae bacterium genomic window:
- a CDS encoding branched-chain amino acid transaminase, protein MGKFKKLSYFEGKIVPSEKAMVSIQTHALQYGTAVFGGIRGYYNPEKDNVYIFRLKDHIKRLLNSAKLVQLQYSIDPVELEKIILKLVKESGCRENIYLRPYIYTSALQLSPRFHDVKADLAIYILPLNDYLDTKKGLTTMVSSWRRIDDTMIPTMSKASGGYVNSALAKSEAVQNGCDEAIFLDSRGFVSEGSAENIFIIRDRKLITPSLTSSILEGITRKSVIELAHKEGIEVIERDVTRSELYVCDEVFFSGTGVQVAWVKEIDKRTIGNGKIGPISKKLQDLFFKIVTANKDEYAGWLTSVY, encoded by the coding sequence ATGGGGAAGTTCAAAAAATTATCGTATTTTGAGGGAAAAATTGTACCGTCAGAAAAAGCGATGGTGAGTATTCAGACGCATGCGTTACAATACGGTACAGCAGTTTTCGGTGGTATCCGAGGTTATTACAATCCTGAAAAAGATAATGTCTACATCTTTCGTTTGAAAGATCATATCAAACGTTTATTAAACTCTGCAAAGTTAGTTCAGTTACAGTATTCGATTGATCCAGTTGAGTTAGAAAAAATTATATTAAAACTAGTAAAGGAAAGTGGATGTAGGGAAAATATTTATCTACGTCCTTATATTTACACTTCTGCACTTCAATTGTCTCCACGATTTCACGACGTTAAGGCAGATCTGGCTATTTACATTTTGCCGCTCAATGATTATTTAGATACAAAAAAAGGTCTTACTACGATGGTTTCAAGTTGGAGAAGAATCGATGATACAATGATACCAACAATGTCGAAGGCATCTGGTGGTTATGTAAATTCAGCTCTAGCGAAATCAGAAGCAGTACAGAATGGATGTGATGAAGCAATTTTTTTAGATTCTAGAGGATTTGTTTCGGAAGGTTCTGCGGAGAATATATTCATTATCCGTGATAGAAAATTAATTACACCTTCCCTAACGTCTTCCATATTAGAGGGAATTACCCGAAAGTCTGTGATTGAGTTAGCACATAAAGAAGGTATTGAAGTAATTGAACGAGATGTTACAAGAAGCGAACTTTATGTATGTGATGAAGTGTTTTTTTCTGGTACGGGAGTTCAAGTTGCTTGGGTAAAAGAAATTGATAAACGAACTATTGGAAATGGGAAAATCGGTCCAATCTCCAAAAAACTACAAGACTTATTTTTTAAAATTGTAACAGCGAATAAGGATGAGTATGCGGGATGGTTAACTAGCGTTTACTGA
- a CDS encoding MBL fold metallo-hydrolase, protein MDNNGLSLRENKSKLSFTWIGHASVLIQLDGKNILTDPIWSERCSPISFIGPKRYTNPGLKIEDLPPIDIVIISHNHYDHLDIPTLKFLDNRDKPTFFVGLGNKELLTNEGLSNIVQLDWWDIRIEKNLKINFTPTQHFSGRGIFDRGESLWGSYVIEGKLESFYFAGDTGYFAGFKEIGKRFPNIDVAILPIGAYEPRWFMKPVHMNPEDTVLAFQDLGAKYLLPMHYHTFVLTDEALDEPLKFTKSLFESKKIQLETLLDLKIGESKFF, encoded by the coding sequence GTGGATAACAATGGCTTGTCTCTTAGAGAAAATAAATCAAAACTAAGTTTTACTTGGATTGGTCATGCAAGCGTATTAATACAATTAGACGGTAAAAATATTCTAACAGACCCGATTTGGTCTGAAAGATGTTCCCCGATTAGTTTTATCGGACCCAAACGTTATACCAATCCCGGCTTAAAAATCGAAGATCTTCCTCCAATAGATATTGTAATAATTAGTCATAATCATTACGATCACTTAGACATCCCAACTTTAAAATTTCTGGATAATCGTGATAAACCTACATTTTTCGTAGGGTTAGGAAATAAAGAATTATTAACCAACGAAGGTCTTAGTAATATAGTTCAACTAGATTGGTGGGATATTCGCATCGAAAAAAATTTGAAAATAAATTTCACTCCAACTCAACATTTTTCAGGAAGAGGTATTTTTGATAGAGGAGAATCACTTTGGGGAAGTTATGTAATTGAAGGGAAATTAGAGTCCTTTTACTTTGCAGGGGATACTGGTTATTTTGCGGGATTTAAGGAGATAGGAAAACGTTTCCCAAATATTGATGTTGCGATTTTGCCGATCGGCGCGTATGAACCTAGATGGTTCATGAAGCCAGTTCATATGAACCCTGAAGATACAGTTCTTGCGTTTCAAGATTTAGGAGCAAAATATTTATTACCAATGCACTATCATACTTTTGTATTAACAGACGAAGCACTTGACGAACCTCTTAAGTTTACAAAGTCGCTATTTGAATCTAAAAAAATTCAGTTAGAAACTTTATTGGATTTAAAAATTGGAGAAAGTAAATTTTTCTAA
- a CDS encoding AsmA family protein, whose protein sequence is MSRFTSKRTYTIVLLLVLFFISITFYSNLEFYKQYIIDKIYSTIEFRIEFQESSLTFFPSPGIILNKVTINNKEGNEKVKAEFNTMEFLFSWKILFGEIELNNIKFKDGKLELSSLNKNFPDLVNKNATKSIDLKNVQKIFSFFDLDQITLNSIHINYTNDKNIAENFFFNFLIINSNHKDLLSLNFDLNYQSGNFKSETKIQYIKNDFNFNSLEIKSNLKFKNFSLKPFKEYYSIINEANFGITYLNGEMSFFKEKFKNEFNVKTELDINDINFIGDPAYPVISVSTELVYFPELKEVQFISLNVNYENGAIASANGSLTFAKDIYLNLNIKGDYADIYKVIYLIVRLVDFKNISTLNFYSHLKILVNRAVFAPYELKRIDLEFDINNTIITFDINNADTLSGSISGKAKVVASKHSVYEADISLKEINSEELILKYTQVLYVKGKLSTNFTFSSSGNSLDNFLENLNSTGKLEIKNGELLGYANILKPIFSLGKLVNVLGPKGKNTEFKSLSSDYSILSRNININNLKMIGVGIDAHGSGKIDFDRKIDFRIYTGLGGIAGKALYVPIIYNGIIPDNVSYIDPVWIGSVYVGAILLAGPAGATVGGVAGSAVSEYVNRAWEGMKGIFQFDNSK, encoded by the coding sequence ATGAGTAGATTTACAAGCAAAAGAACATACACTATTGTCCTTTTATTAGTATTATTTTTTATTTCGATTACCTTTTATTCCAATTTAGAGTTTTACAAACAATATATCATTGATAAAATTTATTCGACTATTGAATTTAGAATTGAATTCCAAGAATCAAGTCTCACGTTTTTCCCATCCCCCGGTATCATTTTAAATAAAGTTACAATTAACAATAAAGAAGGAAATGAAAAAGTAAAAGCAGAATTCAATACTATGGAATTTCTGTTTTCATGGAAAATTTTATTCGGAGAAATTGAATTAAACAATATTAAATTTAAAGATGGGAAATTAGAACTGTCCTCCCTTAATAAAAATTTTCCCGATTTAGTGAATAAAAATGCTACTAAAAGTATTGATTTGAAAAATGTACAAAAAATATTTTCGTTTTTTGACTTGGATCAAATAACTCTAAATTCAATTCATATAAACTATACAAATGATAAAAATATAGCAGAGAATTTTTTTTTCAATTTTCTTATCATAAACAGTAATCATAAAGATTTATTATCATTAAATTTTGATTTAAATTATCAGTCCGGAAATTTTAAATCGGAAACCAAAATTCAATACATTAAAAATGATTTTAATTTTAACTCTCTAGAAATTAAATCCAATTTGAAATTTAAAAATTTCAGTCTTAAACCATTCAAAGAATATTACAGTATTATCAACGAAGCCAATTTTGGTATTACATATTTAAACGGCGAAATGAGTTTTTTTAAAGAAAAATTCAAAAACGAATTCAATGTAAAAACAGAATTAGACATCAATGATATTAATTTTATAGGCGACCCAGCTTACCCTGTCATATCTGTTTCCACAGAACTCGTATACTTTCCAGAATTAAAAGAAGTTCAATTTATAAGTTTAAATGTCAATTACGAAAATGGAGCTATCGCTAGCGCAAACGGGTCATTAACCTTCGCAAAGGATATTTACTTAAATCTAAATATTAAAGGAGATTATGCGGACATTTACAAAGTCATTTATTTAATTGTAAGATTGGTGGATTTTAAAAATATAAGCACATTAAATTTTTACTCACACTTAAAAATACTTGTGAATCGGGCTGTGTTTGCCCCTTACGAACTCAAAAGAATCGATTTAGAATTTGATATAAACAATACTATTATAACATTTGATATAAACAATGCAGACACACTATCAGGAAGTATTAGTGGTAAAGCGAAAGTAGTCGCAAGTAAGCACTCAGTTTATGAAGCAGATATTTCCCTAAAGGAAATTAACTCCGAAGAATTAATTCTAAAATACACGCAAGTTTTATATGTAAAAGGAAAACTGAGTACCAATTTTACTTTTTCTTCTTCCGGAAATTCATTAGATAACTTCCTAGAAAATCTTAACTCTACCGGAAAACTAGAAATTAAAAATGGAGAATTATTAGGGTATGCCAATATTCTAAAACCAATCTTTAGTTTAGGAAAATTAGTAAATGTCCTTGGACCAAAAGGAAAAAATACAGAATTTAAGTCACTTTCTTCGGATTATTCCATTTTATCTAGAAACATAAATATAAACAACTTAAAAATGATTGGAGTGGGAATTGACGCACATGGTTCAGGGAAAATCGACTTTGATCGTAAAATAGATTTTAGAATTTATACAGGATTAGGTGGAATTGCCGGCAAAGCGCTGTATGTCCCTATCATTTATAATGGTATTATTCCGGATAACGTATCCTACATTGATCCAGTTTGGATTGGGTCTGTTTATGTAGGTGCAATATTACTTGCAGGGCCTGCCGGAGCAACCGTAGGCGGAGTTGCTGGGTCTGCAGTTTCTGAGTATGTCAATAGAGCTTGGGAAGGAATGAAAGGAATTTTTCAATTCGATAATTCAAAGTAA
- a CDS encoding GDP-mannose 4,6-dehydratase — protein MKKVFISGITGQDGAWLAKLLLEKGYKVYGGVRNKNNIDSWRLVYLGVNSSIEYINFNLTDRQCIESVIKKIKPDEFYNLAAQSNVTESYNSPVETSLVDGIGVLYLLESIKKFSPHSKFFQASSSEIFGNSLTKIQNENTAMNPVSPYAVAKAYAHWMVINYRNSFNIYAINGILYAHESELRSNTFFTRKISLHVANWNLGIKKILEIGNLDAEKDWGYAKEFVEGIYLAMQGITPEDFIFATGTKVKLKSFIDHSYSLIGINLCWEGENENLKAYNSNSGELIIKTNPEFYRPINIHTACGDASKAEKLLNWKPKLNYQKISEIMIQADINKLRHE, from the coding sequence ATGAAAAAAGTTTTTATCTCAGGCATAACCGGTCAGGATGGCGCATGGTTAGCGAAATTACTCCTTGAAAAAGGTTACAAGGTATACGGAGGCGTTAGAAATAAAAACAATATAGACAGTTGGAGACTTGTTTACCTTGGCGTTAATTCCTCAATCGAATACATTAATTTCAATTTAACAGATCGTCAGTGTATCGAATCCGTTATAAAAAAAATCAAACCTGACGAATTTTATAATCTTGCAGCACAGAGTAATGTTACGGAAAGTTATAATTCTCCTGTAGAAACAAGTTTGGTTGATGGAATTGGTGTTTTATATTTATTAGAAAGTATAAAAAAATTTAGTCCGCATTCGAAATTCTTCCAAGCAAGTTCTTCGGAAATTTTTGGAAACTCCCTTACCAAAATTCAAAATGAAAATACAGCGATGAATCCAGTAAGTCCATACGCTGTTGCAAAAGCATACGCACACTGGATGGTGATAAATTATAGAAATTCTTTTAACATTTACGCTATTAACGGTATTCTTTATGCACATGAATCTGAATTACGTAGCAACACTTTCTTTACGCGAAAAATTAGTTTACACGTTGCCAATTGGAATTTGGGAATTAAAAAAATATTAGAAATTGGAAACTTAGATGCAGAAAAAGACTGGGGATATGCAAAAGAATTTGTTGAAGGTATTTACCTCGCAATGCAAGGAATTACTCCAGAAGATTTCATTTTCGCAACAGGAACAAAAGTAAAACTAAAATCCTTTATCGACCATTCATACAGCCTAATCGGTATTAACCTCTGTTGGGAAGGTGAAAATGAAAATCTAAAAGCATACAATAGTAATTCCGGTGAACTAATAATAAAAACAAATCCAGAATTTTATCGACCAATAAATATTCATACAGCTTGTGGTGATGCAAGTAAAGCCGAAAAGTTATTAAACTGGAAACCAAAACTAAATTATCAAAAAATATCTGAAATAATGATTCAGGCTGATATAAATAAATTACGTCATGAGTAG
- the sppA gene encoding signal peptide peptidase SppA has protein sequence MNTNKTILLFILIFTIVSTILGMIHISIQAKGKISKTGNVNVFKNSLESAILLKVEGEIHSGKSTYQSTGADTVLAKLREVGDNDEIKGILIEINSPGGTVGASQEIFEQLMYLREKKNKKVVVSMKDLAASGGYYIASAADYIFTEAGTITGSIGVITVSPNISGLLKKYSVEMRVYKAGKYKDILSMFKDSTVEEDAIIEGLLSDTYNRFISDVARGRKKKVSLIEKLAEGKIYSGEAAVKNKLVDAIGGRREALEKLSELCGVSNLQLLEEEDNPFDRIFNVLGAKLSMLSGSGSSNSFNIKHLKSPILLIMPGAFSIQEL, from the coding sequence ATGAACACAAATAAAACTATCTTGTTATTTATCTTAATATTTACTATAGTCTCAACTATTTTGGGAATGATACATATATCTATCCAAGCAAAGGGAAAAATTTCAAAAACTGGAAACGTAAACGTATTCAAAAATTCTTTAGAATCAGCTATTCTTCTTAAAGTCGAAGGGGAAATTCATTCAGGGAAATCTACATACCAATCTACTGGAGCTGACACAGTTTTAGCAAAACTTCGAGAAGTAGGGGATAACGACGAAATTAAAGGAATTTTAATTGAGATAAATTCCCCCGGTGGAACTGTCGGGGCTTCACAAGAAATTTTTGAGCAATTGATGTATCTAAGAGAAAAGAAAAACAAAAAGGTAGTTGTCTCTATGAAAGATCTGGCGGCATCCGGCGGATATTATATTGCGAGTGCAGCCGACTATATATTTACAGAGGCGGGTACGATTACAGGTTCTATAGGAGTAATCACTGTTAGCCCGAATATTTCTGGGTTACTAAAAAAATATTCTGTTGAAATGAGAGTTTATAAAGCTGGAAAATATAAAGATATTTTATCTATGTTTAAAGATTCTACAGTAGAAGAAGATGCAATTATCGAAGGTTTACTTTCAGATACATACAATCGTTTCATTTCGGATGTAGCTAGAGGTAGGAAAAAAAAAGTATCTCTTATAGAAAAATTAGCTGAAGGTAAAATTTATTCAGGTGAAGCAGCTGTTAAAAATAAATTAGTTGATGCAATAGGCGGAAGAAGAGAAGCCCTAGAAAAATTATCTGAATTATGCGGAGTTTCTAATTTACAATTACTAGAAGAGGAAGACAATCCATTCGACCGTATTTTTAATGTATTAGGGGCAAAACTAAGTATGCTCTCCGGTTCTGGTTCATCGAATTCTTTTAATATAAAACATCTAAAGTCTCCTATTCTTTTAATTATGCCCGGTGCATTTAGTATTCAAGAACTATAA
- the surE gene encoding 5'/3'-nucleotidase SurE yields the protein MNILITNDDGISSQGIHALKRILSKSHNVYLICPAKEKSATSQALTIFHRMHVEKLDVTTYTVDGFPTDCVNIGLFGNIFPEIDVVISGINRGVNMGHDVHYSGTVGAARHGAVHNKYSFAVSSGNREDGYDYEREASFIKDLIDQKISIFKKGIVYNINFPLEFSKNISDIKFAKLGKRTYSDKYEIAHIKDNVYHYFLALTELGYINSPGSDFESFYKGYVTLTPITLYTTDGEEFEHLVNKFYIP from the coding sequence GTGAATATACTTATCACAAATGATGATGGAATTTCTAGCCAAGGAATTCATGCCTTAAAAAGGATTTTATCCAAAAGTCACAACGTTTATTTAATTTGTCCAGCCAAAGAAAAATCGGCGACTTCTCAGGCATTGACTATTTTTCACAGAATGCATGTAGAAAAACTAGATGTTACAACTTACACTGTGGATGGATTTCCGACTGATTGTGTTAACATTGGTTTGTTTGGAAATATATTTCCGGAAATCGATGTTGTTATTTCTGGAATCAATCGCGGAGTCAATATGGGACACGATGTCCATTATTCTGGGACCGTAGGTGCTGCTAGGCACGGAGCGGTTCATAATAAGTATTCATTTGCAGTTAGTTCTGGCAATCGCGAAGACGGATACGATTATGAAAGGGAAGCAAGTTTTATTAAAGATTTAATTGACCAGAAGATTTCTATTTTTAAAAAAGGCATTGTGTATAATATTAATTTTCCTCTAGAATTTTCTAAGAATATTTCTGATATAAAATTTGCTAAGTTAGGTAAACGAACATATTCCGATAAATATGAAATTGCCCATATTAAAGATAACGTATACCATTATTTCCTTGCATTAACTGAACTTGGGTATATCAATTCTCCTGGCTCTGATTTCGAATCTTTTTACAAGGGATACGTTACATTAACTCCAATCACATTGTATACAACTGACGGCGAAGAGTTTGAACATCTTGTAAATAAATTCTATATTCCTTAG
- a CDS encoding class I SAM-dependent methyltransferase, which translates to MMQIIKPYSKFAEIYDHVMGHIDFKKWALFILKSGFPKKNPETALDLGCGTGLLFMFYPATTRKVGLDISSEMIEEAKKNYPNAKFLVGDIRNLQLQTSFDLITCNHDTLNYLETYEELNQHFASIRNVLSNNGFYFFDVSSERNLTQNFHDKIFRETIGNTFFIWENSYDERKKEIISRLYFGCNEEDGFKEFREVHKQRYYSNEEIIFALEKNGLELVKIGSDYKKWSYDKNASLVNFMIKKRQ; encoded by the coding sequence TTGATGCAAATAATCAAACCATATTCAAAGTTTGCTGAAATTTATGACCATGTAATGGGGCATATTGATTTTAAAAAATGGGCATTATTCATTTTAAAATCTGGTTTTCCGAAAAAAAATCCAGAAACAGCTTTAGATCTTGGGTGTGGGACAGGATTACTATTTATGTTTTACCCTGCTACGACAAGGAAAGTTGGTTTAGATATTTCAAGTGAAATGATTGAAGAGGCAAAGAAGAATTATCCGAACGCAAAATTTTTGGTAGGAGACATTAGGAATTTACAACTTCAAACTTCTTTTGACTTAATTACCTGTAATCATGATACACTAAATTATTTAGAGACATACGAAGAGTTAAACCAACATTTTGCTTCGATTCGTAATGTTTTATCGAATAATGGATTTTACTTTTTTGATGTAAGCAGTGAACGTAATTTAACTCAAAATTTTCACGATAAAATTTTTAGAGAAACTATCGGTAATACATTTTTTATTTGGGAAAACTCATACGATGAAAGAAAAAAGGAAATAATTTCGAGGTTGTACTTTGGATGTAACGAAGAGGATGGTTTTAAAGAATTCAGAGAGGTTCATAAACAAAGATATTATTCAAATGAAGAAATTATTTTTGCACTAGAAAAAAATGGTTTAGAATTGGTTAAAATAGGATCAGACTACAAAAAATGGAGTTATGATAAGAATGCATCGCTGGTTAATTTTATGATAAAAAAAAGACAGTAA